A genomic stretch from Ureibacillus composti includes:
- a CDS encoding PCYCGC motif-containing (lipo)protein: MKKLVPLFAIFILILSACSNAADPEHEHHEEKTGESSSAEEMHNHLSGDLQEVTASAEELPKFLDSKHEDIRLVYQVAGKATDILQWMPCYCGCGDSAGHRSNLNCFISETREDGSIVWDDHGTRCQVCLEIAVESVQLYQDGKSLKEIREAIDAKYSNGQYAAPTPTVMPA, from the coding sequence ATGAAAAAACTAGTACCTCTTTTTGCCATATTTATTTTAATATTATCCGCATGTAGTAATGCTGCTGATCCTGAACATGAACACCATGAAGAGAAGACGGGAGAAAGTTCTTCCGCAGAAGAGATGCATAATCATCTTTCTGGTGATTTACAGGAAGTGACGGCTTCAGCTGAGGAATTACCAAAATTTTTAGATTCGAAACATGAAGATATTCGCCTTGTTTATCAAGTAGCGGGAAAAGCTACGGATATTTTACAATGGATGCCTTGTTATTGTGGATGCGGTGATTCAGCTGGACATCGCAGTAATTTAAATTGCTTTATCTCCGAAACACGTGAAGATGGTTCAATTGTTTGGGATGACCACGGCACACGTTGCCAAGTATGTCTTGAAATCGCGGTTGAATCTGTCCAACTATATCAAGATGGAAAATCTTTAAAAGAAATCCGCGAAGCAATTGATGCCAAATACTCGAACGGACAATACGCAGCACCAACGCCAACAGTGATGCCAGCATAA
- a CDS encoding ribonuclease HII, whose translation MAKTIKEIAQLLNEATAYEDWMEDIQNDERSGVQKAWQQWKNRMEKREKLKEEHRLKVSFDASFLPFEGAFVAGVDEAGRGPLAGPVVTAAVILPTDCEALIGINDSKQLSKNTREAFAKTIKEHAISYSIHFQSPEEIDRLNIYEATKQSMKASIETLDVQPHYVIIDAMTLPIQIPQKSIIKGDAKSLAIAAASILAKQARDQYMENLHKQYPHYGFDQNAGYGTKQHLEALDQYGPTEHHRKSFEPIKSMFIKQGALPI comes from the coding sequence ATGGCTAAAACAATTAAGGAAATAGCCCAGCTTTTAAATGAAGCAACAGCTTACGAAGACTGGATGGAAGACATACAAAATGACGAACGTTCAGGTGTTCAAAAAGCGTGGCAACAATGGAAGAATCGAATGGAAAAACGAGAAAAACTGAAAGAAGAACATCGTCTTAAGGTGTCTTTTGATGCTTCATTTTTACCTTTTGAAGGAGCGTTTGTTGCAGGAGTTGATGAAGCAGGGCGCGGCCCATTAGCCGGACCAGTCGTAACGGCTGCCGTAATATTACCAACAGACTGTGAAGCGCTAATCGGAATTAACGATTCTAAACAATTATCTAAAAATACGAGAGAAGCATTTGCGAAGACCATTAAAGAACATGCCATTAGCTATTCGATTCATTTTCAAAGTCCAGAAGAAATTGATCGTTTGAATATATACGAAGCAACGAAACAATCGATGAAAGCAAGTATTGAAACATTGGACGTACAACCACATTACGTCATTATTGATGCAATGACTTTACCAATCCAGATTCCACAAAAGTCTATCATCAAAGGAGATGCAAAAAGTTTAGCCATTGCGGCGGCTTCTATTTTAGCTAAACAAGCCCGTGATCAATATATGGAAAACTTACATAAACAATACCCTCACTATGGTTTTGACCAAAATGCAGGCTATGGAACAAAACAGCATTTAGAAGCACTTGATCAATATGGCCCAACTGAGCATCACCGGAAAAGCTTTGAACCAATCAAATCAATGTTTATTAAACAAGGGGCATTGCCTATATGA